The Euphorbia lathyris chromosome 2, ddEupLath1.1, whole genome shotgun sequence genome includes a window with the following:
- the LOC136218407 gene encoding probable E3 ubiquitin-protein ligase BAH1-like 1 isoform X2, translating into MKFCKKYQEYVQGQKTELPGVGFKKLKKILKKCRKDFQSHHDVDGQRCPLHCPVCDGTFFPSLLNEMSAVVGCFNKRAQKLLQLHLASGFRKYFIWFKGRGNHGSLMQEGKDLVTYALINAIAVRKILKKYDKIHYSTQGQAFRSQAQSMHIEILQSPWLCELMAFHINLREQKVKSKKKSPALFDGCSLIFDDEHKPSLSCELFDSVKLDIDLTCSICLDTVFDPVSLTCGHIFCYMCACSAASVTIVDGLEAAEPKEKCPLCREL; encoded by the exons ATGAAATTCTGCAAGAAATACCAGGAATATGTGCAAGGCCAAAAAACTGAATTGCCTGGTGTTGGTTTTAAGAAACTCAAAAAGATTTTGAAGAAATGTAGGAAAGATTTTCAATCCCACCATGATGTCGATGGACAACGCTGTCCTCTTCATTGTCCAG TGTGTGATGGAACCTTCTTCCCTTCCCTTCTCAACGAAATGTCTGCAGTAGTTGGATGCTTTAACAAGCGAGCACAGAAATTGCTTCAGTTGCATCTAGCTTCTGGCTTCCGAAAATACTTCATCTGGTTCAAAGGCCGAGGAAATCACGGTTCCTTGATGCAAGAGGGCAAGGATCTGGTTACCTATGCACTTATTAATGCTATTGCAGTTCGAAAAATACTAAAGAAGTATGATAAG ATTCATTACTCCACCCAAGGACAGGCATTCAGGTCTCAAGCACAGAGCATGCACATTGAGATTCTTCAGTCCCCTTGGCTTTGTGAACTTATGGCTTTCCACATCAATTTAAGGGAACAAAAGGTCAAGTCAAAGAAGAAATCACCTGCCTTGTTCGATGGCTGCTCGCTAATATTTGATGACGAACATAAGCCTTCACTCTCTTGCGAGCTCTTTGATTCCGTGAAGCTTGATATTGATTTGACTTGTTCAATATGCTTG GATACAGTTTTTGATCCAGTTTCTCTAACATGCGGCCACATATTCTGCTACATGTGTGCTTGCTCTGCTGCTTCAGTAACAATTGTGGATGGACTTGAGGCTGCAGAGCCTAAAGAAAAATGCCCATTGTGCCGAGAG CTTTAA
- the LOC136218409 gene encoding nucleolar protein 16, producing MGRSRRKYKQSRAKVRVALPKKNQNAFKPAFNLPPKFQSLIHTDRSKWNHKASVIQNYKSFGVLSNPNFLGVRSRTSHIIESESLQVPSPLPDLPADEFEPIDSGSDLEEDDVKSALGKKRRDGKGAPLQPLTTMQRVHIGRLVEKYGDNYQAMFMDTKLNVMQHSVANLEKLCRRFQTYKDKNPLIVS from the exons ATGGGAAGGTCCAGAAGGAAATACAAGCAATCAAGAGCTAAGGTTCGTGTTGCACTTCCTAAAAAGAACCAAAACGCATTCAAACCAGCATTCAATCTCCCTCCAAAGTTTCAATCTTTAATCCACACTGATCGCTCCAAATGGAACCACAAAGCCAGTGTCATCCAAAACTACAAATCCTTCGGTGTCCTTTCTAACCCTAACTTCCTTGGCGTTAGATCCCGTACTTCTCACATCATCGAATCCGAATCCCTCCAAGTCCCTTCGCCCCTTCCGGACTTACCTGCCGACGAGTTTGAACCCATCGATTCCGGTAGCGACCTCGAGGAAGATG ATGTGAAATCAGCCCTTGGAAAGAAGCGTAGAGATGGGAAAGGTGCGCCTTTGCAACCATTGACCACTATGCAACGTGTTCATATTGGTCGATTGGTTGAGAAATATGGAGATAACTACCAG GCAATGTTCATGGATACAAAATTAAACGTGATGCAGCATTCAGTTGCAAATCTTGAGAAACTGTGCAGAAGATTTCAGACATACAAAGATAAAAATCCCTTGATTGTGTCTTGA
- the LOC136218407 gene encoding probable E3 ubiquitin-protein ligase BAH1-like 1 isoform X1 — MKFCKKYQEYVQGQKTELPGVGFKKLKKILKKCRKDFQSHHDVDGQRCPLHCPVCDGTFFPSLLNEMSAVVGCFNKRAQKLLQLHLASGFRKYFIWFKGRGNHGSLMQEGKDLVTYALINAIAVRKILKKYDKIHYSTQGQAFRSQAQSMHIEILQSPWLCELMAFHINLREQKVKSKKKSPALFDGCSLIFDDEHKPSLSCELFDSVKLDIDLTCSICLDTVFDPVSLTCGHIFCYMCACSAASVTIVDGLEAAEPKEKCPLCREAGVFEGAVHLDELNILLSRSCHEYWEKRLQSERAERILQAKQHWETQCRAFLGV, encoded by the exons ATGAAATTCTGCAAGAAATACCAGGAATATGTGCAAGGCCAAAAAACTGAATTGCCTGGTGTTGGTTTTAAGAAACTCAAAAAGATTTTGAAGAAATGTAGGAAAGATTTTCAATCCCACCATGATGTCGATGGACAACGCTGTCCTCTTCATTGTCCAG TGTGTGATGGAACCTTCTTCCCTTCCCTTCTCAACGAAATGTCTGCAGTAGTTGGATGCTTTAACAAGCGAGCACAGAAATTGCTTCAGTTGCATCTAGCTTCTGGCTTCCGAAAATACTTCATCTGGTTCAAAGGCCGAGGAAATCACGGTTCCTTGATGCAAGAGGGCAAGGATCTGGTTACCTATGCACTTATTAATGCTATTGCAGTTCGAAAAATACTAAAGAAGTATGATAAG ATTCATTACTCCACCCAAGGACAGGCATTCAGGTCTCAAGCACAGAGCATGCACATTGAGATTCTTCAGTCCCCTTGGCTTTGTGAACTTATGGCTTTCCACATCAATTTAAGGGAACAAAAGGTCAAGTCAAAGAAGAAATCACCTGCCTTGTTCGATGGCTGCTCGCTAATATTTGATGACGAACATAAGCCTTCACTCTCTTGCGAGCTCTTTGATTCCGTGAAGCTTGATATTGATTTGACTTGTTCAATATGCTTG GATACAGTTTTTGATCCAGTTTCTCTAACATGCGGCCACATATTCTGCTACATGTGTGCTTGCTCTGCTGCTTCAGTAACAATTGTGGATGGACTTGAGGCTGCAGAGCCTAAAGAAAAATGCCCATTGTGCCGAGAG GCTGGAGTTTTTGAAGGAGCCGTACACTTGGATGAGCTTAACATTTTGCTGAGTCGAAg CTGCCATGAATACTGGGAGAAGCGGCTGCAATCAGAAAGGGCTGAGAGGATTCTGCAGGCAAAGCAACACTGGGAAACCCAATGTCGGGCATTTTTGGGCGTCTAA